A window from Streptomyces sp. NBC_00271 encodes these proteins:
- a CDS encoding RNA polymerase sigma factor, whose product MQDAAATEELALRAASGDPAALDLLLQGIRPEVVRRCGRFLPCREDAEEAAQDVLLQVARKITSFEGRSRFSTWLYTVVANCARQKYRELKRRAAEQPDVIDASQHVDPRTTSVIAGSRIDLLEALERLEREHPHLVAPLVYRDICQLEYAEVAERVGIPLGTLKSRLHEARRQVRPWLVDAS is encoded by the coding sequence GTGCAGGACGCGGCGGCGACCGAGGAGCTTGCGCTGCGCGCGGCCTCGGGTGATCCGGCAGCGCTTGACCTGCTGCTCCAGGGGATCCGTCCGGAGGTCGTGCGGCGCTGTGGGCGCTTTCTGCCCTGCCGCGAGGACGCCGAGGAGGCTGCGCAGGACGTCCTCCTCCAGGTGGCGCGGAAGATCACCTCGTTCGAGGGGCGCAGCCGGTTCAGCACCTGGCTCTACACGGTCGTCGCCAACTGTGCGCGTCAGAAGTACCGCGAGCTGAAGCGGCGGGCCGCCGAGCAGCCGGACGTCATCGACGCCTCGCAGCACGTCGACCCGCGCACCACGAGCGTGATCGCCGGATCCCGCATCGACCTCCTGGAGGCGCTGGAGCGCCTGGAGCGAGAACACCCGCATCTGGTCGCGCCGTTGGTCTACCGGGACATCTGCCAGCTGGAGTACGCCGAGGTCGCCGAGCGCGTCGGCATTCCGCTCGGCACGCTCAAGTCCCGCCTGCACGAGGCGCGCAGGCAGGTCAGGCCCTGGCTGGTCGACGCGTCCTGA
- a CDS encoding hydrolase, translated as MLTPTRPRHRLAVALTALGVLLTGAALQTTTAAPAHAATTHRVLFDNGHAETAGNADWIISTSQPNPLSEDSSPSSETDWTGALSSWGVALQKTGDYSLDTLPSGSKLTYGGTSATDLSNFDTLVLPEPNTLFTTAEKTAIMTFVKNGGGLFMISDHTGADRNSDGYDAVKILNDLMTNNSVDSTDPFGFSIDSLNISSGYPAAISDSTNAVLHGSFGTVSKSLIANGTTVTLKPADNSAAKGLLYRSGYSGNTGAFFATSTFGSGKVAFWGDSSPIDDGTGQSGNTLYDGWNDTGATNAALALNATEWLSS; from the coding sequence ATGCTCACCCCCACAAGGCCCCGTCACAGACTCGCCGTCGCCCTCACCGCGCTCGGCGTGCTGCTCACGGGAGCCGCGCTCCAGACGACCACCGCCGCCCCCGCTCACGCGGCCACCACCCATCGCGTCCTGTTCGACAACGGCCACGCCGAGACGGCGGGCAACGCCGACTGGATCATCTCCACCAGCCAGCCGAACCCGCTGAGCGAGGACTCCTCGCCGTCCTCCGAGACCGACTGGACCGGCGCGCTCTCCTCGTGGGGCGTGGCCCTGCAGAAGACCGGCGACTACAGCCTGGACACGCTGCCTTCGGGCTCCAAGCTGACGTACGGCGGTACCTCGGCCACCGACCTGTCGAACTTCGACACGCTGGTGCTGCCCGAGCCCAACACGCTCTTCACCACGGCCGAGAAGACCGCGATCATGACGTTCGTGAAGAACGGCGGCGGTCTGTTCATGATCTCCGACCACACCGGTGCCGACCGCAACAGCGACGGCTACGACGCGGTGAAGATCCTCAACGACCTGATGACCAACAACAGCGTCGACTCCACCGACCCGTTCGGCTTCTCCATCGACTCGCTGAACATCAGCTCGGGCTACCCCGCGGCGATCAGCGACAGCACCAACGCGGTCCTGCACGGCTCGTTCGGCACCGTCAGCAAGAGCCTCATCGCCAACGGTACGACGGTCACGCTGAAGCCCGCGGACAACTCGGCGGCCAAGGGCCTGCTCTACCGCTCCGGTTACTCGGGCAACACCGGGGCCTTCTTCGCCACCAGCACCTTCGGCAGCGGCAAGGTCGCCTTCTGGGGCGACAGTTCGCCGATCGACGACGGCACCGGCCAGTCCGGCAACACGCTCTACGACGGCTGGAACGACACCGGCGCCACCAACGCCGCCCTCGCCCTGAACGCCACCGAGTGGCTTTCCTCGTGA
- a CDS encoding glycoside hydrolase family 43 protein: MSDSPRPLEPSRRTVLGAMAALTASFAIGVPSARAATGSAYVMGYFTESPNGLGDDYGLHLAVSTDSLQWMPLNQNNPVVTPTGGTGGLRDPFILRKQDGTFVVLATDLKGTDWSLQSQYIHVWDSADLRSFTGYRRLKLHDMATHSWAPEAYWDAGRGQYGIIYSAVNSTGHNVIMVNYTTDFVTASTAQVFFDPGYDIIDGDLAVGVGGVNYLYFKEDQTLVGAKSTSLDPGSFTVFSTPIAHGGTEAPILVKSQTSANWYLWGDTYTPNGVFYAWQSGDLATGTWSAVDQRLYTQPVNSKHGTIQPITTTEYDSLVAAYGKPGWNRIKSYNYPDRYVRHADYIGRIDAYPFDPYTDAEWKLVPGLADSSGVSFQSVSYPTRYLRHYNYQLQLDVNDSTTTFAQDATFYRTAGLADTSWSSFRSFNYPDRHIRHANYVLRIDPISTSTEKADATFSVGY; encoded by the coding sequence ATGAGCGACAGCCCCAGACCCCTTGAGCCGTCCCGCCGCACCGTGCTGGGGGCGATGGCCGCCCTCACCGCCTCCTTCGCGATCGGCGTTCCGTCCGCTCGCGCCGCGACCGGATCCGCGTACGTGATGGGCTATTTCACGGAGTCCCCGAACGGCCTCGGTGACGACTACGGTCTCCACCTCGCCGTCAGCACCGACTCGCTCCAGTGGATGCCGCTGAACCAGAACAACCCGGTCGTGACCCCGACCGGGGGCACCGGCGGCCTGCGCGACCCGTTCATCCTGCGCAAACAGGACGGCACCTTCGTCGTGCTCGCCACCGACCTCAAGGGCACCGACTGGAGCCTGCAGAGCCAGTACATCCATGTCTGGGACTCCGCCGACCTGCGCTCCTTCACCGGCTACCGGCGGCTGAAGCTGCACGACATGGCCACCCACAGCTGGGCTCCGGAGGCGTACTGGGACGCGGGCCGCGGGCAGTACGGGATCATCTACTCGGCCGTCAACTCCACGGGCCACAACGTCATCATGGTGAACTACACCACCGACTTCGTGACCGCGTCGACGGCACAGGTCTTCTTCGACCCCGGCTACGACATCATCGACGGCGACCTGGCCGTGGGCGTCGGCGGGGTCAACTACCTCTACTTCAAGGAGGACCAGACGCTGGTCGGCGCCAAGTCGACCTCCCTGGACCCGGGCAGCTTCACCGTGTTCAGCACACCCATCGCACACGGCGGCACCGAGGCCCCGATCCTCGTCAAGTCCCAGACGTCGGCCAACTGGTACCTCTGGGGGGACACTTACACCCCCAACGGTGTCTTCTACGCCTGGCAGAGCGGCGACCTGGCCACGGGCACCTGGAGCGCGGTCGACCAGCGGCTCTACACCCAGCCGGTCAACTCCAAGCACGGCACCATCCAGCCGATCACCACGACCGAGTACGACAGCCTCGTGGCGGCGTACGGCAAGCCGGGCTGGAACCGCATCAAGTCCTACAACTACCCCGACCGGTACGTCCGTCACGCCGACTACATCGGCCGGATCGACGCCTACCCGTTCGACCCGTACACCGACGCGGAGTGGAAGCTCGTGCCGGGGCTCGCCGACAGCTCCGGGGTGTCCTTCCAGTCCGTCAGCTACCCCACGCGCTATCTGAGGCACTACAACTACCAGCTGCAACTGGACGTCAACGACAGCACGACGACGTTCGCGCAGGACGCCACGTTCTACCGGACCGCGGGCCTGGCCGACACCTCCTGGTCATCCTTCCGCTCCTTCAACTATCCGGACCGTCACATCCGCCACGCAAACTACGTCCTGCGCATCGATCCCATCTCCACCAGCACCGAAAAGGCCGACGCCACGTTCTCGGTCGGCTACTGA
- a CDS encoding alpha/beta hydrolase gives MTQYSDHHGPEGLRTRGTILVVAGRGETRATYARFGRRLAADAYRVRVIDAPDLDAEDLGASLTGFAARLADAVEGTAAEDGVVRPLVLVGADSGAAAVAALLGRAETPGDQPDAVILAGLPGQASGSTAAVRTWDQELDVRTSCPAHRGTLTQDPEVRRGTLDDAIPDAVLTAAHDSGSAVPALLLIGDADPLADHEALAHTAKSLPRARLSVVHGAHHDVLNDLQHRSVAADVVTFLETLRNELRPLITVRSSAW, from the coding sequence ATGACTCAGTACAGCGACCACCACGGCCCCGAAGGCCTCCGGACCCGCGGCACGATCCTCGTGGTTGCCGGGCGGGGCGAGACGCGGGCGACCTACGCCCGCTTCGGCAGGCGGCTCGCCGCCGACGCCTACCGGGTCCGGGTGATCGACGCCCCGGACCTCGACGCCGAGGACCTGGGCGCGTCCCTGACCGGCTTCGCCGCCCGGCTCGCCGACGCCGTCGAGGGCACCGCAGCCGAGGACGGTGTCGTACGGCCCCTGGTCCTTGTCGGCGCCGACTCGGGCGCCGCCGCGGTCGCCGCGCTGCTCGGCCGGGCGGAGACGCCCGGCGATCAGCCCGACGCCGTGATCCTCGCGGGCCTTCCCGGCCAGGCGTCCGGGAGCACCGCCGCCGTCCGCACCTGGGACCAGGAACTCGACGTCCGCACCTCCTGCCCGGCCCACCGGGGCACGCTCACCCAGGACCCCGAAGTGCGGCGCGGAACGCTCGACGACGCGATACCGGACGCGGTGCTCACCGCGGCCCACGACAGCGGATCCGCCGTCCCCGCCCTGCTCCTCATCGGCGACGCCGATCCGCTCGCCGACCACGAGGCCCTCGCGCACACGGCGAAGTCACTGCCCCGTGCCCGCCTCTCGGTCGTCCACGGCGCCCACCACGACGTCCTCAACGACCTCCAGCACCGCTCCGTGGCGGCCGACGTCGTCACCTTCCTGGAAACGCTGCGCAACGAACTGCGGCCGCTGATCACGGTGCGGTCGAGCGCCTGGTGA
- a CDS encoding LLM class flavin-dependent oxidoreductase, with amino-acid sequence MSRPLHLALHPYGVGGPGQHGLWKVPRVAKNASIDINYYIRLAQAAEHALFDALFIVDSQFINSTYPAHYLNRLEPLTLLSAVATHTKHLGLVGTASSTYNSPFNLARRFASLDHISGGRAGWNVVTSFDTGTARNFGLDEHLDYATRYGRALEFVQVARGLWDSYEDDAFPADVERGVFLDPAKLHELDHAGEHFKIAGPLNLSRSPQGQPVIFQAGVSEEGRDLAAQVAEGIFAPGGTLEQARDYYADIKKRTAAYGRDPDHVKILIHGGPVVAATDEAARRREREIFEEDDDFDRNLALLGRSFGAYDFSVHDLDAPFPDVAHLAEKGGRTSAAQLIERARTENLTLRQVAESVNQFRQSPFVGDPRTVADTIQRWFDARAFDGINLAFRTEDELNHLVDGVVPILQKRGLFRTEYAADTLRGNLGLPVPANRHARERRLVNG; translated from the coding sequence ATGTCCCGACCGCTCCACCTCGCCCTCCACCCCTACGGTGTCGGCGGCCCCGGCCAGCACGGTCTGTGGAAGGTCCCGCGCGTCGCGAAGAACGCCAGCATCGACATCAACTACTACATCCGGCTGGCACAGGCGGCCGAACACGCCCTGTTCGACGCCCTGTTCATCGTCGACAGCCAGTTCATCAACTCCACCTACCCGGCGCACTATCTCAACCGCCTGGAACCGCTGACCCTGTTGTCGGCCGTCGCCACCCACACCAAGCACCTTGGCCTGGTGGGCACGGCGAGTTCGACGTACAACTCTCCCTTCAACCTCGCCCGCCGCTTCGCCTCGCTCGATCACATCAGTGGCGGGCGGGCCGGCTGGAACGTGGTGACCAGCTTCGACACCGGCACCGCGCGGAACTTCGGACTCGACGAGCACCTCGACTACGCCACCCGCTATGGCCGTGCCCTGGAGTTCGTGCAGGTCGCCCGGGGGCTGTGGGACTCGTACGAGGACGACGCCTTCCCGGCCGACGTCGAGCGGGGCGTCTTCCTCGACCCGGCCAAGCTGCACGAACTCGACCATGCGGGCGAGCACTTCAAGATCGCGGGCCCGCTGAACCTCTCCCGCTCCCCGCAGGGCCAGCCGGTGATCTTCCAGGCCGGGGTGTCCGAGGAGGGGCGTGATCTCGCCGCACAGGTCGCCGAGGGCATCTTCGCGCCCGGGGGCACCTTGGAGCAGGCGCGGGACTACTACGCCGACATCAAGAAGCGCACCGCCGCCTACGGCCGCGACCCCGACCACGTCAAGATCCTCATCCACGGCGGCCCGGTCGTCGCCGCCACCGACGAGGCGGCCCGCCGTCGCGAGCGGGAGATCTTCGAGGAGGACGACGACTTCGACCGCAACCTGGCTCTGCTGGGCCGTTCCTTCGGAGCGTACGACTTCAGCGTGCACGACCTGGACGCGCCCTTCCCGGATGTCGCTCACCTCGCCGAGAAGGGCGGGCGCACGAGTGCCGCGCAGCTCATCGAGCGGGCCAGGACCGAGAACCTGACCCTGCGCCAAGTGGCCGAATCCGTGAACCAGTTCCGTCAGTCGCCGTTCGTCGGTGACCCGCGGACCGTGGCCGACACCATCCAGCGGTGGTTCGACGCCCGCGCCTTCGACGGTATCAACCTCGCCTTCCGCACCGAGGACGAGCTGAACCACTTAGTCGACGGCGTCGTCCCGATTCTGCAGAAGCGCGGGCTGTTCCGTACCGAGTACGCGGCCGACACCCTGCGCGGCAACCTCGGTCTGCCCGTCCCCGCCAACCGTCACGCCCGCGAGCGCCGGCTCGTGAACGGCTGA
- a CDS encoding amidohydrolase has translation MADFVRTRRRLPGGDLSPATALTLDRVRLGAGGPLVRLRVAGGRVTHVVVEEGTGGRARPADGERVLDLEGRVLLPGLWDAHVHMAEWASARHRLDLSGTASARAVADIVRERGGGASDGTVLFGYGFRDGLWPDAPHKRLLDAALPDRPVALVSADLHAAWLNSACLALVGRGDHPSGLVREHECHEVLSALPAAPAELVDGWIADACEAAAARGVTGVIDFQYGDAVEDWERRSAESPPAVRVAAAVYPSRLDAAVERGLRTGAELGVGGGLVRVGPLKLFTDGSLNTRTALCRDPYPGLAGTDGSHGIEETSPGELVRLMRRAAAHGIEPAVHAIGDRANTVALDAFEAVRCRGRIEHAQLLSPEDLPRFARLGVTAGVQPRHATDDRDVADRHWAGRTERAFAYADLLAAGARLEFGSDAPVSPLDPWLAIASAVSRTDDERPPWHPEQRLSVPDALVAAARGRRLIRVGDPADLVVVDVDPLDADTGTLRTMPVHATMTDGRWTHGPY, from the coding sequence ATGGCGGACTTCGTACGCACCCGGCGCAGGCTCCCGGGAGGAGACCTGTCCCCGGCGACCGCGCTGACGCTCGACCGGGTGCGGCTCGGCGCGGGTGGACCGCTCGTCCGCCTGCGGGTGGCGGGCGGCAGAGTCACCCATGTCGTCGTGGAGGAGGGCACCGGCGGGCGGGCGAGGCCGGCCGACGGTGAGCGTGTCCTCGATCTGGAGGGGCGGGTGCTGCTGCCGGGCTTGTGGGACGCCCACGTCCACATGGCCGAGTGGGCGAGCGCCCGTCACCGGCTCGACCTGTCCGGGACCGCCTCCGCGCGGGCGGTGGCGGACATCGTGCGGGAACGCGGCGGCGGGGCGTCCGACGGCACGGTGCTCTTCGGATACGGGTTCCGGGACGGGCTGTGGCCCGACGCCCCGCACAAGCGGCTGCTCGACGCGGCCCTGCCCGATCGGCCGGTCGCCCTGGTCAGCGCCGATCTGCACGCCGCATGGCTGAACTCCGCCTGCCTCGCGCTCGTCGGCCGGGGCGACCATCCCAGCGGTCTGGTCAGGGAACACGAGTGCCATGAGGTCCTGTCCGCCCTCCCCGCGGCGCCGGCCGAACTGGTCGACGGCTGGATCGCGGACGCCTGCGAGGCCGCCGCCGCGCGCGGGGTCACCGGTGTCATCGACTTCCAGTACGGCGACGCGGTCGAGGACTGGGAGCGGCGCTCGGCCGAGTCCCCGCCCGCCGTGCGGGTGGCGGCCGCCGTCTACCCGAGCCGCCTGGACGCGGCGGTGGAGCGCGGACTGCGCACGGGAGCCGAACTCGGCGTGGGTGGAGGCCTGGTGCGGGTGGGTCCGCTGAAGCTCTTCACCGACGGCTCGCTGAACACCCGTACCGCCCTGTGCCGCGATCCCTATCCGGGGCTGGCGGGCACGGACGGTTCCCACGGGATCGAGGAGACGTCACCGGGGGAGCTGGTGCGGCTCATGCGGCGGGCCGCCGCGCACGGAATCGAACCAGCGGTGCATGCCATCGGCGACCGCGCCAACACCGTGGCCCTGGACGCCTTCGAGGCGGTGCGCTGCCGCGGCCGGATCGAGCACGCGCAGCTGCTGAGCCCCGAAGACCTCCCGAGATTCGCGCGGTTGGGTGTCACGGCGGGAGTGCAGCCCCGGCATGCGACGGACGACCGTGATGTGGCGGACCGGCACTGGGCCGGGCGCACCGAGCGGGCCTTCGCCTACGCCGATCTGCTGGCCGCCGGAGCCCGTCTGGAGTTCGGTTCGGACGCCCCCGTCTCGCCGCTCGACCCCTGGCTCGCCATCGCGTCGGCCGTCAGCCGTACCGATGACGAGCGTCCCCCGTGGCACCCGGAGCAGCGCCTGTCGGTCCCGGACGCGCTCGTCGCGGCGGCCCGCGGGCGCCGGCTCATCAGGGTCGGTGACCCGGCCGACCTGGTGGTCGTGGACGTGGACCCGCTGGACGCCGACACGGGCACACTGCGCACGATGCCCGTGCACGCCACGATGACGGACGGCCGCTGGACCCATGGGCCGTACTGA
- a CDS encoding jacalin-like lectin, translated as MSPLRRVLATLAAAAAALGGLTATAPTAAAADSGTFNVLSYNVAGLPEIISSASTPRDTSTTAIGQRLGPYDIVHVEEDFNYHSYLYAGDTTHAYRTPTSGGAGIGSGLNTLSKIPYDTDDFERVHWNSCQIDSGDCLTPKGFTFMRERLAEGVYVDFYNLHTNAGTNDGDLASRADNLNQLTAFIQSHSKGNAVVVMGDTNTRYTRAGDTIAEFGAANGLTDAWVKLIRGGTPPAKGSDALVCDQTGATVPNTCEVVDKILYRGSKLVTLNATSYNNEHASFLTSDGLMLSDHDPITAKFTWSRNPSFQLSDQFGGPHGDYFNDIDSVPAGARATTLTLRSGSRVDQMGLTLSNGTTLTHGGTGGTASSLTLGSGEYVTSAQLCQGVKDGNTRIFYAKLTTNLGNSLAGGATTSDCVTRTAPSGWQIAGFHGRTGDEVDKIGFIYTQR; from the coding sequence ATGTCACCTCTCCGAAGAGTCCTCGCCACACTGGCCGCGGCAGCCGCGGCCCTCGGCGGACTCACGGCGACCGCCCCCACCGCGGCGGCCGCCGACTCGGGCACCTTCAACGTGCTCAGCTACAACGTCGCCGGACTCCCCGAGATCATCTCCAGCGCCTCGACCCCGCGCGACACCAGCACCACGGCGATAGGCCAGCGGCTCGGCCCGTACGACATCGTCCACGTGGAGGAGGACTTCAACTACCACTCCTATCTCTACGCGGGCGACACCACGCACGCCTACCGCACACCCACCAGCGGTGGCGCCGGGATCGGCAGCGGGCTCAACACCCTGTCGAAGATCCCCTACGACACCGACGACTTCGAGCGGGTGCACTGGAACTCCTGCCAGATCGACTCGGGCGACTGCCTGACCCCCAAGGGCTTCACGTTCATGCGGGAACGGCTGGCCGAAGGCGTGTACGTCGACTTCTACAACCTGCACACCAACGCGGGCACCAACGACGGCGACCTGGCCTCGCGGGCGGACAACCTCAACCAGCTCACGGCCTTCATCCAGAGCCACTCCAAGGGCAACGCCGTGGTGGTCATGGGTGACACCAACACCCGCTACACGCGGGCCGGCGACACGATCGCCGAGTTCGGCGCGGCCAACGGCCTGACCGACGCCTGGGTCAAGCTCATCCGCGGCGGCACCCCGCCCGCCAAGGGCAGCGACGCGCTGGTCTGCGACCAGACCGGCGCCACCGTGCCCAACACCTGCGAGGTCGTGGACAAGATCCTGTATCGCGGCAGCAAGCTGGTCACGCTCAACGCCACGAGCTACAACAACGAGCACGCGAGCTTCCTGACCTCGGACGGGCTGATGCTCTCCGACCACGACCCGATCACCGCCAAGTTCACATGGTCGCGCAACCCCTCCTTCCAGCTGAGCGACCAGTTCGGCGGCCCGCACGGGGACTACTTCAACGACATCGACAGCGTGCCGGCCGGGGCCAGGGCGACCACTCTCACCCTGCGCAGCGGCTCGCGCGTCGACCAGATGGGCCTGACGCTGAGCAACGGCACGACGCTGACCCACGGCGGCACGGGCGGCACCGCGTCGTCGCTCACGCTCGGCAGCGGCGAGTACGTCACCTCGGCGCAGCTGTGCCAGGGTGTGAAGGACGGCAACACCCGGATCTTCTACGCCAAGCTCACCACCAACCTCGGCAACAGCCTGGCGGGCGGTGCGACGACGTCGGACTGCGTGACCCGCACGGCGCCGTCGGGCTGGCAGATCGCCGGGTTCCACGGCCGCACGGGCGATGAGGTCGACAAGATCGGCTTCATCTACACCCAGCGCTGA
- a CDS encoding ABC transporter ATP-binding protein, translating to MHYGPRRRRRRALNGVSLSVAPGETVGIIGETGSGKSTLARAALGLVRASAGSIVIDGEDVSAYGHRPWRALRRRGVIQYVSQDPLRSLDPDLTIEASLAEPLLIQGVSRQEAATRVRAFLSRVRLSDDLLDRLPGELSGGQRQRVAVARALVTEPRLFILDEPVSALDSANRVQILQILKELRTDGVALVFISHDLGSVAGVADRIAVLYRGELVEAGTARDVISEPRHAYTRLLIRSAPTLHSAPADRAEREALRALLHA from the coding sequence GTGCACTACGGACCGCGTCGGCGCCGCCGCCGCGCCCTGAACGGTGTCTCCCTGAGCGTCGCGCCGGGCGAGACCGTCGGCATCATCGGCGAGACCGGTTCGGGCAAGTCGACCCTCGCGCGGGCCGCGCTCGGCCTGGTGCGCGCCTCGGCGGGGTCGATCGTGATCGACGGCGAGGACGTCAGCGCGTACGGCCATCGCCCATGGCGCGCCCTGCGCCGCCGCGGTGTGATCCAGTACGTCTCCCAGGACCCCCTGCGCAGCCTCGACCCGGATCTCACGATCGAGGCCTCGCTGGCCGAGCCACTGCTCATCCAGGGTGTGTCCCGGCAGGAGGCGGCGACACGGGTGCGCGCCTTCCTCTCCCGGGTCCGGCTCTCCGACGACCTGCTCGACCGGCTGCCCGGTGAGCTGTCCGGCGGACAGCGCCAACGCGTCGCGGTGGCGCGGGCGTTGGTCACCGAACCGCGTCTGTTCATCCTCGACGAGCCGGTCAGCGCCCTGGACTCCGCCAACCGCGTCCAGATCCTGCAGATCCTCAAGGAGCTCCGCACCGACGGGGTGGCCCTCGTCTTCATCTCCCACGACCTCGGATCCGTCGCCGGGGTCGCCGACCGCATCGCCGTGCTGTACCGGGGCGAGCTGGTCGAGGCCGGCACCGCCCGTGACGTCATCAGCGAACCCCGGCACGCCTACACGCGGCTGCTCATCCGTTCCGCGCCGACCCTGCACAGCGCCCCGGCCGACCGGGCCGAACGCGAAGCCCTGCGCGCGCTCCTGCACGCCTGA